Genomic window (Daucus carota subsp. sativus chromosome 5, DH1 v3.0, whole genome shotgun sequence):
CCCTTTTGCGTTTGTGCTGGCTGTTTCTGGGTATTTGTTGACAATGTTGGCggattgtgtgtgtgtttatgtgtACAGAAAGCGAAAATGTAGAGAGACTGGTAATGCTTTGAAGCTCTTCTTTGTTATTTAGGTTTGCTAAATATATGGTGCAGTTGTTTTATGTGCTCTTGTTGTGTTTTGAATTGCATTGTGTTCGTTTTGTGTTTTGAATTGCATTGTGTTCGTTCAATTAAGTAATACTGTTTGAAATTAGAGTACCTTCATTGCAATGTTGGGAAAATCCTTGTGTGTTCAGTGCTGTTAGTATAATCTCATGTTTGTTTTGCAAAGGGGTTGGACTCTTTAATCCCCAATAAAACGAGGTCGAAAGGGGTCACAATTAGTCCTCTTTAACGCGTAAGATTATTAATCTTTCTGATTCCCGGACTATAATCCCACATAAGTTTTTATGAAACAAAGGATTATTCTCTAGTTCCAGGGAACCTTAAGTGACGCTGTGACGCCTTTGATCAAGAATTTACACACTCTTGGTATTTAGATTATTCCAGTGACTGAAGTCCAAAGGTTCGAACTATGATTAAGCCCTGATTATCATAAGAAAAATACTCTGTAATATATTTATGAACGCATAGTAGCAGTTGCTAGGGGTTAACACTGGGTCTGCCAGTTCTAAGATTATGCACATTAGGACCTGATGCTTACCAGGTAACCGATTTCTTGTATATTTCCTTGTTTGTAGCTGCACAGCAAAGAAAATCTAACACAAACGTAGCCAGCAGTAGCACTGGGACCTCACAATCACGCAATCAGGTAATGAATAAGCAATGTATTTTTCACCTGCAAAATTGTTACTAGGTTGTTCATATTCTGTGTCAAGTTAGTTGAAATTTCCACAGATAAGCTACCTGGTTCTATCATTGATAAAAAAGACCATCTCAATAGACATTCCTATTGATGGAATAGTGATAATCTCAATTTGTAAAATAACCTTAAGCTGAAATTCCGAGAAAGCACGAAGCTCTCTACTCCAAGAACAATGGAacggagaaaaagaaaaagtagcAGGGGTTAAAATTTACAATAAGAGACTAATTAGCAAGAAGAATTTTACTAGTACTAAACCATGACAAGGGGGGCCTCGTATTTGATTCCGTATCTCATCTTTCTTATGAAATCGTCGCATTTCTTGTTAAGTTCCTCTGTACTCCATAGCATAATTTGTTCTTCCTcgtcctcttcttcttcttcttgttctccgtgttcttcgtgttcttgttGTTCGTCGACAATATCAAGAAGATCATCGATGACCTCTTCAGCTGTAGATGTCAGAAATTCAGCAGCCTGATCCAATTCTGTTATTCCTattgttgtttcaacttcagcGTTCGTCTCTGCATCAGCTTCGGGAAGATCATCAATTTGTGGCCTAATATTCTTCATATTATTTGATTCCAAAAATTGATTATAAGCCACATTGTTATTTAAATGTGCATTTTCGCGGATTAAATCGGATTGATGATGCGAGTGGACATGGTGCCTGACAACATGACTATTATTAAGGATAGTGGTCCTGCATACTGCTGCATTGGTCCCATTTTGTTGCTGTCTCTCTGAGTCCTTGTTTGTCCTTGTCTGTTAGGCTGTTATTTGTTTCCTCTACTCGTGTCCTGCGCGACCGTTACTTTTGTTTCCTAGTATCTCTACCTAAATAGCAAGCTGTATCATAGCTGTGCTAGGCTATATATAACCCTTGTATGCAGCACTCTTTATGAGCAAGAAAGGAATATAATTTCCAACTTAACTTTTGTGCTCTCAGCCTTTTCTCTTCTGCATCTCAGCTTCTATATCAGTCTTTTAGAGCTTAATTTATAAAGCTcatcatggtatcagagccaggttcctaAAGAACTGATTTGCAGTTGATTCACATCTCATTCCTTTCTTCACTGATTATATACACCAGATCCTAAAAACCTTTTTCTCCTTTTCAAACATTCATTCCAAGATCCACTTCCAACAATGGCAAATGGAAATGGAAGAATATCTTTCCAAGACATGTTAAACCCACTTTTTTTACACCCATCTGACAATGCTGCATCAATCCAAGTTGACAAACTACAAGGATCGGCAGATTACAGGACATGGAAAAGAACCATGGAAATTAACCTGGCTTCAAAGCGTAAGCTGGGGTTTGTTACTGGTACTGTCCCAGTTCCAGATGATGATGAACAGAAGGCAGAGCTCTGGGAGACCTGCAATAACATGGTAATAGCATGGATTACCTTTAATCTATCTCCAACTATTCGTAGATCTGTTATGTATATGACTACAGCCCATGAAATTTGGCTTAATCTTGAAAAGCGTTTTTCTGTCACTAACGGATCtagaaaatacaagttgaatAGAGAACTCTatgaaattaaacaaaatcatatGAGTGTCAATGATTATTACACTATGATGAAATCTTTGTGGGAAGAACTTGATTCCATAAATATATTGCCTGCTGTTAACTCACCTAGTGCAGAAGTTACCAAGCTTCTCACTACTATTGATGCTCAAAGAGAAGAGTGCAAACTATTCCAGTTTTTGAATGGGGTTGATGAAAGCTATAACCCACAGAGGAGCCACTTGTTGATGCTCACTCCTCTGCCCACCGTTGAAATTGCGTGTGCTGCGTTGATGCAAGAAGAAGCACAACGTGATGTTCTTCAATCATCAGTCAAGGTCGAGGACCCTGTGTCTGCTTTGTATGGAAAGGCAACTCCTAGACCTTCAAACCCGGATAGACCTGTGCCTAACTGCACTGCGTGTGGGGGTCGAGGGCACACTGCTGAAAGATGTTGGACAGTTGTGGGATACCCACCTTGGCACTCGAGACATGACCCAAACAAACCCTCACCAAAACCAAAATCCAGACCACCAAACAAATGGAACTCTACCCCTCAACCACATCGAATGGCAGCCACCTCCCAAGTAGTAGAAACACCTCAACTTCCTGCAATTTTTTCACCTCAACAACTCGAACAACTAGCCAAACTTCTCCCTCAAATACAACTAAACACAACCCAGCTGCCCGACACAGATGACGAATTAGAACACTTCTCAGGAATGATTACCTCCCTCAACTCATCCACTACACCTCAAGAATGGATAATTGATAGTGGAGCCTCTGACCATATGACCCCTTGCATAAACCAACTTCACTCTGTCCAAACTATTACCACACCAGTTCACACTAACTTACCCAACGGTACTCAAGCCCAAATAACCCACATGGGTACTGTTAAACTTGACACTGGCTTGCTCCTCCAGAAAGTTCTCTATGTTCCAAACTTCAAACACAGCCTCCTGTCTGTTCAGAAAATGGTCAAAGACTCGAAATGCCTTTTTCAGTTCTATCCAACTCACTGCTTGATTGTTGATTCCGTTTCTGGAAATGTGCTTGGGGTTGGCGAAGCCAGAAACGGGTTGTATTACTTGATAAACCACAAGACCCGACAACTACCATCGACTTGGTTTGCTGCTACAAATATGCCATCGAGTCTCAATGCTGCCTCAACTGTGTCGTTAGAAGTCTGGCACCACAGATTGGGCCATGCTCCTGTACCCAACATCAAGCATATCCCACAATTGTCAAATCTTAAATCTCCAGATAAGGTATGCATTTCGTGTCCTCTGGCTAAGTTCACTCATTTACCATACAACCTCAGTGACTCTCATGCTGTGTCTCGATTTGATCTTATCCACATTGATATATGGGGGCCCTATAAAGTGTTTACTAAGggcaaattcaaattttttctaaCGATTGTTGATGACAATACtcgatacacttgggtatactTGTTGCAACACAAATCTGATGCTTTACAGACTCTGGAAATATTCTTTCTATATGTGAAGAACCACTTTGAGGCTGACATTAAGGTTCTTCGCTCGGACAATGCTCTGGAATTTGACACAACACACTGTCAACAATTCTTCAACAAACATGGTGTTCTCCATGAGACTTCTTGTGTCTATCGCCCACAGCAAAATGCCCGAGTTGAAAGGAAGCATCGCCATATACTGGAAGTGGCTCGTTCCTTAAGATTTCAAGCCAATTTGCCGTTAGAATTCTGGGGTGACTGTGTCTTAACGGCTGTCTACTTAATCAACCGCCTTCCGTCAACTGTCTTGCAGCAAAAAACCCCATATGAAGCACTTTACAGATCTCCCCCGGACTATGACGAATTACGAGTGTTCGGTTGTCTTGCCTTTGCCTCCAACCCAACAATTTTAGGggacaaattctcaaaaagggGAGTCCCATGTGCTTTTATGGGATACCCTCCACTCAAGAAGGGATACAAGCTTCTTAACCTCTCCACTATGCAGCCATTCATCTCTCGAGATGTCAAATTTGTGGAATCAGTCTTCCCATTCCACCCTAATTCCACCTCTTCATATATGCAGCCTCTACCACCTCAAACCATTCCTACTCCACCTCCTGTTATCTTAGATGATGAATACATCCTCACACCTACATCACAGAACACTCCACCCTCATCATCATCTCCTACAAACACCCCCACACCCCCATCCGAACCACTCAACCTTTCTCCTGTTATTCGCAGAAGCAACCGCCCTCATAACCCCCCTGCTTGGCAAAAAGACTTTGTCACTCAAACCTCCCATATCTCCAATTTGGCTGATACAGAAGTTGCCCCAACCTTTAACAGCTTCATGACCAGTCTCACTGCTGTGGCAGACCCTGTTCATTTTAAACACGCTGTCCATTCTCCACACTGGATTCAAGCTATGAACTCTGAATTAGACGCCCTCGAACGAAATGACACCTGGATACTCACTACCCTTCCACCAAACAAAACTGCTATTACCTGCAAATGGATTTTCAAAACCAAACTTCATCCTGATGGCACATTAGAGCGTTATAAGGCTCGACTCGTTATTATGGGCTGCAAACAGAAGCCCGGGGAAGACTATGATCAGACTTTCGCCCCAGTGGCAAAACTCACCACTGTGCGCACTTTACTTGCTGTTGCAGCCACACAAGATTGGATAGCCATTCAGATGGATGTCTCGAACGCATTCTTACACGGTGATCTGTTGGAAGACATTTACATGAAACTCCCCCCAGGGTATACTCATTATGGTTGTCGAATGGACTCAACTTATGCCACTGCCATCCCCACGCCAACCACCACCCTTGTCTGTAAGCTGAAGAAAACACTATATGGGTTAAAACAGTCACCTAGGCTGTGGTTCCACAAACTTACTTCTACTCTCCTGCAAGACGGCTTCCTTCAATCCAAAGCGGATTACAGCCTCTTCACAAAGACAAGTGACACCACTATCACGAACATTCTCATCTATGTGGATGATCTCATGATATGTGGAAACAGTGCTACTGAAATTGACAAGCTGAAATCCATGCTCTCCTCTCACTTTCATATGAAGGACCTGGGCACCCTTCGCTACTTCCTTGGAATAGAAATTGACAGATCACCATCAGGTTTCTTCATCTCCCAAGCCAAATACACACTCGATTTACTAAAGGAATATGGTCTGTTAAATGCCAAACCCCTGAAACTTCCAATGGATTCCCATCTCAAACTCACACATGACAAAGGTGATATCTTACCTGATCCTTCACCTTACCAACGCCTAGTAGGGAAGCTGATTTACCTCACAATTACTCGTCCAGACATATCCTTCACTATACAACTTCTAAGTCAATTTATGCACCAACCTACAACTGTTCATATGCAGGCTGGTAAAAGACTTCTGCGATATCTATGTGGCTCTCCCCATCAGGGCATTCTCCTGGCATCATCTTCAGCAGCTGAATTAACAGCATTTTGCGATAGCGATTGGGCCGGATGTCCAATCACCAGAAAATCTACCACTGGGTATTTTTCGGATCATCGCCCATTTCATGGAAGTCTAAGAAGCAATCTGTCACTGCTCGTTCCTCTGCCGAAGCCGAATACCGTGCAATGGCACTAACCACCTGTGAAGTTACATGGCTTGCTGCTCTACTTAaagacttgggtgtcaaaaagcTTCCGCCAACCATCCTCAACTGTGACAATCAGGCTGCCCTAGCAATAGCAGCCAACCCTGTTTTACACGAAAAAACCAAACATATTGAGATTGACTGCCACTATGTGCGCGACAAAATCAAAGATGGCACCATAACAACTGCTCATGTTCCGTCCAAAGACCAAGTTGCTGATATTCTCACCAAGATTCTCCCAGTTCAACAGCATCAGCAGATTCTCAGCAAACTTGGAGCTACTCTCTGTTCTCGCTCCTCAGTTTGAAGGGGAGTATTAAGGATAGTGGTCCTGCATACTGCTGCATTGGTCCCATTTTGTTGCTGTCTCTCTGAGTCCTTGTTTGTCCTTGTCTGTTAGGCTGTTATTTGTTTCCTCTACTCGTGTCCTGCGCGACCGTTACTTTTGTTTCCTAGTATCTCTACCTAAATAGCAAGCTGTATCATAGCTGTGCTAGGCTATATATAACCCTTGTATGCAGCACTCTTTATGAGCAAGAAAGGAATATAATTTCCAACTTAACTTTTGTGCTCTCAGCCTTTTCTCTTCTGCATCTCAGCTTCTATATCAGTCTTTTAGAGCTTAATTTATAAAGCTCATCAACTATCGCGATAAAATTCAGTGACAGGAGTGGCAGGAGAGGCGAGAAAGCCGGAGGTTTTGATGACGAGAAGCATAATTCCATTGCAGATAAGGAATATGTAGTGTCTGTCAGTAGCGGAGAAGCTCAGAATTTTGATGGAATATAAATCAGAAAGAAGTGAAGAGTATTGGGAAGCTATGATGGCTAATGCAGAAAGTGAAAGCAGGAGTTGAAGTGCCTTGCTTGAGGAATTGATTTGGCTAAAAATTGGGTCCATTTTTCTCGTTCGGCTCGGACAAAACTCGACTCGGAAAAAGTGTTTCTATGGATTGTTACAAGAGAAGATGGATGAAGAATGGAAATGTGTGATGCCTTTTCTAAAATGTTGAGTCACTTATATACAGGAAGTTGTGTACATACTGTACTAGTGTCCATGACAAGTTTTTCAAGCATTGTACCCCACTTGGCAcattttcaatatataattatcaaactTGTCtggaaatattataatatctttGTCATTGTCGTGGGATTTACATATTTCTATCCTACTCaataatgaatataataaatggTTTTCTATTTATCACACAAATGTTACATTTATTGATATAATTTGGTTGCCATTTTTTCTCATCAGGCATGAGAATCAATCAGCCAGACGAGGGTGATtagtatatacatatttttaaacaaatacTTGTTTTTATTAAGTAATgaataataaacattttttcAGTATTTGGCTTtcttaaaaattacataaatcatatatttttctcgTGTTAACCCgtgtaaaaataattaaaatattttcaactcTTAATGCATGATAAAAATAGCTGTGTTTATCATTTCTCACCtataaattttgtattcaaatataaaataataacaataatgataatacaatatattttaatcaaattttgtaTAAGAGAGTGATGTCAAAGAAAAATACATTTTTGGTGGAAAAGTTTTTTGTAGTCGgtacaatttataaaatatattatcaaaaaaagttataaaatgtTTATGGTTGACTAAAAATCCTGTaaacaatttttgtaaaaatggcGATCCTGCATCACGGTGTTCATGAATGATTTCACCTGCATAAACAATGTCTCAAGGAAAGCTAACAAAATGTTTTATATATCGACACAGAAACAATCTGAAATTGAAGGAACaaagatttaaaataagaaatggTCTCTTCAGGAGTTGACTGACTTATAAATTGTGGGGCGAGGAGGAGACCCGAGTGAGTATACGTGCAACTTCAGTGAAGCTTCCAACAAAGTTTGGCCACGACAATTTGATGAATGTAATTAATTTCAAGCATATAATGTTCATACTTAACAAATATTTTTGCTCCCTAAATTCAAACCAAGGTTGTTATACCAAACCGAAATCTAATAATTTTTGTCGCACACAAATATTTGTTAAAACAAATGAAAGtttaaatttggaaaaatataaaatagagaataaATTTCAACGGTGACAAGAGCACTAATACTACTACAATAATCGGCTAACACTACTAATATAACTGCAGAGAGAAGTGCCGAACACTGCTACAATAATCGGCTAACATTACTAATATAATTGTGCAGTGTAATGGAATTTATCAACGAAACCGTCTTTAATTGTGGAAGAAATAACGACTAATAAAAGGATATTGATATTTGTCAACCGTAATTTATCGATGAAATTTAATTGTCGTTAATGTTGACATGAAAACTCCCACACAGTTGTCCCGAtaattagttttgaaatttgTAATGGACTCGACCACCACCCCTTGGAttgaaatgaagaagaaaacaaGAATGGCAGACAAGCTCTGCATGGCTCTGTTCACTCGTGACATTATTTTACAATCATTTACCAAACCTCAGAACAGAAACTGACATTTTTTTACTACTTTTACCCACCGAATCTTGAAATGCATTCGAGCAAAATTTGCAATGCCCCGTTATTTACTCCAGGCCACACCAGACTTGAGATCCAGATCATTAGTACTTATCAAAATATGGTCTTTGATTATTGTGTTCAATCTTACTTTCATAGCTGGGACTTCACCTTATCTTATGAAGTGGAATGAAGGTTTTATTCTGCTTGGTACTCAGTTTGCGGGAGGAGTGTTCTTGGGCATTGCTTTGCTGCAGTTTCTTCGTGATTCGAATGAGTTTTTTGACAAGTTGGGCTCAGATGATTACCCTTTTGCGTTCATGCTGGCTGTTTCTGGGTATTTGTTGACAATGTTGGCggattgtgtgtgtgtttatgtgtACAGAAAGCGAAAATGTAGAGAGACTGGTAATGCTTTGAAGCTCTTCTTTGCTATTTAGGTTTGATAAATATATGTTTGCAGTTGTTTTATGTGCTCTTGTTGTGTTTTGAATTGCATTGTGTTCGTTTAATTAAGTAATACTGTTTGAAATTAGAGGAGCTTCGTTGGAATGTTTTTCGAGTTAGTACCTTCATTGCAATGTTGGCAAAATCCTTGTGTGTTCAGTGCTCTTAGTATAATCCCATGTTTGTTTTGCTCAGGGGTTGGACTCTTTAGTCCCCAATAAAACGAGGTCGAAAGGGGTCACACTTAGTCCTCTTTAACGCgtaaaattatttatctttCTGATTCCCGGACATAATCCCACTTAAGTTTTTATGAAACAAAGGATTATTCTCTGGTTCCAGGGAACCTTGAGTGACGCCTTTGATCAAGAATTTACACACACTTGGCATTTAGATTATTCCAGAGACTGAAGTCCAAAGGTTCATACTATGATTAAGCCCTGATTATCATGAAAATAATACTCTGTAATGTATTTATGAAAGCATAGTAGCAGTTGCTAGGGGTTAACAGTGGGTTTACCAGTCCTAAGGTTAAGCACATAAGGACCTGATGCTTACCAGGTGACCGATTTCTTGTATTGTTCCTTGTTTGTAGCCGCACAGCAAAGAAAATCTAGCACAAACGTAGCCAGCAGTAGCACTGGGACCTCACAATCACGCATTCAGGTGATGAAACAGCAATTTATTTTTCACCTGCATAATTGTTACTAGTTCTATCATTGATAAAAAAGACCATCTGGATTAACATTATCTTGATGGTACAGCAATAATCTTTTGGCCTGTTGGGTTGGCATCTGAACTGACTCAATTGAAGAAAGTTTGCTTTGTTCATtcatagaaaaaataatttgtaaaataacTTTAACCTGCCTTTTGACCTTGAACAGGTTCCTGATGACAGATTTAATCATTACGTAGATCCAGCATTTTTCAGCACCAGCTCTTTCGGAGACAGCATCTTGTTAATTGTGATGCTGTCATTCCATTCTGTTTACGAAGGAATCACCATTGGCATCGCAGGCACAGGCAGTAAAGCCTGGCGAACACTTTGGGTGGTTAGCCTGCACAAGATCTTTGCTGCCATAGCAATGGGAATAGCATTAATGCGGACTATTCCTGATCATCCACTCATATCATGTGCAGCCTATTCTTTTGTTTTCGCCATCTCTACACCACTCGGTGTAGGCATTGGAATTGTGATAGATTCTACAGTTCAAGGGGTTGTAGCAGACTGGATTTATGCAATATTCATAGGGATTTCAAGTGGCGTTTTTCTTTATGTCTCGGTGAATCATCTAGTCTCCAAAGGGTACTCTCCACATAGTAAGGTATCAGTCGACACACCTCTACATAAGTTCTTGGCTGTGCTGGTTGGAGTTGCTGTGATCGCTATTATCATGATCTGGGAGTCTTGACACATTGTTAATACGCGTTTTTGTGTCCTAGTCAGATAGCTTACCTGAAAAAACATTTATTAAGATTTCAAGGTTTTTGGCAGAATAAATCTTAATTCGTATTTGACCTCTCAAACCTCGACTAGCTTCATAAAATCTCAGCTTTTTATCTGTGTTACATTCCTGTATCCTTCTTGATTGGAATTCACGAAAAGGTGCTGTGAAATTTAACAGCATTTGGTATTGTTGGTGATTTCTAGTAATGCAGAAGCATTCCTTCACTAGGCTGAAGTGGTGAATTAGTCCATCAGTCCATGACTGGTCTGTACTGAGTCCAAAGCCATTTGGTCTGACTGTTGTTAAGCAGTTTTTGGATATCAAACGGACTCCTTATAAGTTGATTTTAATGTGGATGATTCTACATATAAGTAGCTTGCTGCTTGCTCTAATAATGAGAAAAGAGTTCCAGAACCAAAACTATCACCCAAGCAAGTAGGAAAAAAACTTGCCCATCtgagattttaaaaacaaaaacaaaatgggCCTTAGTCCATGTATAAAGTCGGTGAAATTTTTCCAACCTGAACCAGGCTTTTACAAGAACATATTGCTGTTTTTGAATTGATCCTACCAGCCCAAAGCCTAAAACAGCCCAAAGTCCAATGATACAATCCAGCTATCCCTATAAGGCTGTAAGTAATAAAGAAGATTACTTATAATAATATACTCCCCTTTtcctaaatttaattatttttattaaagattcattttttcaattataatatataatattttaaggaAAAGATATTTTAAGGAAAAGATTTTAAAAACAGAAACAGTGATCATTATTGTCTTTACTCCCCATcctcaatttaaaatatattttgtgaagagtattttgataaaaactatttcaaaatataatatgctGGAGaagatatattttcttattttccgAATCCTGTTTTTCacgaaaatcagaaaattcctatcttctttaaaaaatataatatgttctCTAAAAGCCtttaatcaaatttattttaataaaatcataatatatacTCCATTCATCCTTCTaattttattacaatttttttcactcacacattctaaaatatatatatatatatatatatatatataatattcataactTTTTCTTCTataaaaacttaaatattaaatttttgttaagaaaattaaataaaatttattcgaGAAAGGACAGGCGGGACGAGAATTTCCATCCATCCTGATAAGTTGGATCCTAACAGTATATTTTTTGGATCTAGGCCTTCTCGGGCCCATAACATGAACTAAGCTGCAGCCTGGAAGGCCTCCGCGAAGTCATTTTCATTAGACTTGGTTAGAGCATATCTAATAGTCTTTAACtcactcctaaatata
Coding sequences:
- the LOC108220441 gene encoding zinc transporter 2, whose product is MPRYLLQATPDLRSRSLVLIKIWSLIIVFNLTFIAGTSPYLMKWNEGFILLGTQFAGGVFLGIALLQFLRDSNEFFDKLGSDDYPFAFMLAVSGYLLTMLADCVCVYVYRKRKCRETAAQQRKSSTNVASSSTGTSQSRIQVPDDRFNHYVDPAFFSTSSFGDSILLIVMLSFHSVYEGITIGIAGTGSKAWRTLWVVSLHKIFAAIAMGIALMRTIPDHPLISCAAYSFVFAISTPLGVGIGIVIDSTVQGVVADWIYAIFIGISSGVFLYVSVNHLVSKGYSPHSKVSVDTPLHKFLAVLVGVAVIAIIMIWES